AAGTTTATGAGAGATTGTCACTTATTTTAAAAAGGTCATCGCCTTTAATATTACAATTGTTTCAACCTATCAGAAAATTGCATATCATCCCGCAATAATGCAACGCCAAGCTCAAATACTGCAGTTAACTTCACAATTTATTATACTATAAATATGAGCATTTAAAAATATTTTTAAATGTATTTTGATTGAATCATTTTATTAAACTTAGACAGCAAAATAATGAATAGCCTAATAATTGATAACTACGATTCTTTTACTTATAATATCTATCAATTATTAGCTCAAGTCAATAATCAACTTCCCACTATTATCACTAATAACCAATGGTCTTGGGAAGAAATAAGAGCAAAAAATTTTCAACAAATTATTATTTCTCCCGGTCCGGGAAATCCTGAAAGAATAGAAGATTTTGGAGTATGTAGGGAAATTTTAATTAATAGTAATATTCCCATTTTAGGCATATGTTTAGGTCATCAAGGTATTGGTTACTATAACCAAGCGCCCGTCACCCTAGCACCTCAACCTATGCACGGCAGAATGAGTAAAATATACCATCATAACCATGATTTATTTAAAGATATTCCCTCTGGCTTTTCTGTTGTGCGTTATCATTCTTTAATCATCGAAAAAGTTAGCCCACAATTAGAATGTATTGCCACCACAAAAGATAAGTTAATTATGGCAATTGCTCATAAAAATAAACCTTTTTGGGGAGTACAATTTCACCCCGAATCTATTTGTTCTCAGTATGGCTATCAGCTACTAAAAAACTTTCAAAATTTAACTAAAAATTTTTGGGAAAAACAACTATCAATTAATTTATCTGATTTCAAGAAAAAACAACCATCAATTAATCTCCCCCATTTCAAGGAGGAAATAAAAGGGGTTAAATCTCGCCAATTACATCAACTTTATACTAAAAAATTAGATATTTGGCAAGATACAGAAATAGTTTTTAAAGAAATCTATGGTAATTCAGAATATAGTTTTTGGCTTGATAGTAGTATGGTAGCCAAAGGCTTATCTCGTTTTTCTTTCATGGGAGATTCTCAAGGAGAAAATAGCTTCACTCTTGACTATAATGTCAATGATAATCAACTAAAAATTATCAAAAATAAAATAATTCAAAATATCAATGAAAATATTTTTACTTATTTAAAAGAGTATTTAACTAATAATTATGTTCATAATAATTCTGATTTGCCTTTTAATTTTAATACTGGTTTTGTTGGCTATTTCGGCTACGAATTAAAATCTCTTTGTGGTTATGACAATATTCATCAATCAAAATTACCCGATAGCTTTTTAATTAAAAGTGATCGTTTAATTGCCTTTGATCACCAAGAACAAAAAACTTATCTCCTTTACTATGGCAAAAAAAGTAAAGAAAATTTAGCCAATCAATGGTTTAATGAAATTATTTTAAAATTAGAGAATATATCTAAAAAAAATAATTATTTTAAGATTAAGAATAAATTAGTAAATGAAAATAAAACAGGATTTACTAGAAATAAAGAACATTATTTAAAAGACATAAAAATTTGCTTTGAAAAAATAAAACAAGGAGAAAGTTATGAAATATGTTTAACCAATCAAATTAATTTACCTCCTATGGAAAATACTTTTAAATATTATCAAATTTTAAGAAGACAAAATCCAGCGCCCTTCAGCGCCTACTTAAAGTTAGGAGATATGACCATAATTTCTTCATCTCCAGAGCGTTTTTTACAATTAGATCAAAACAAATGGCTTGAATCAAAACCGATTAAAGGTACCACAAAAAGAAGTCAAAATAAGCAAGAAGATCAACAATTAAAAAAGCAATTAACACTCAGCGAAAAAGAAAGAGCAGAAAACTTAATGATTGTGGATTTACTGCGCAATGATTTAGGTAAAATATGTGAAATTGGTACAGTTTCAGTGCCAAAATTAATGGCTATTGAAAGTTATGAAACATTACATCAAATGGTTTCTACTGTCAAGGGTAAATTAAACGATGATTTGGGTAGTATTGATGCTATTTTAGCCACTTTTCCCGGTGGATCTATGACGGGCGCCCCAAAAAAAAGAACCCTTGAAATTATCGACCAACTAGAAACCGAAGCACGAGGTATTTACTCTGGCAGTATCGGGTTTTTGGGTCTTAATGGTACGCTTGATCTTAATATTGTAATTCGTACGGCAGTGATTACTCCCGAAAAAACTACCATTGGGGTGGGGGGCGCTATTACTGCTTTATCAGATGATATAGCTGAGTGGGAGGAGATTAAGTTGAAGGGGAGGGCGCTACTTCAAGCCTATTTTACGGCTATACTAAATGATAGTTAATAACGTTTCAAATCAGAGAATATTGAGTTTTTTTAACCCAATAATCCATCATTAATTATGTGTTGTTTTCTAACCGTGCGGTGTAGGACTAAGATATTGTAATAAATAACTACTTAGCCAAAAAAGAAACGACAGATATAAACAGCGCTAAAAATACCCACCACATCAGCGATTAATCCAGCTAACAGCGCGTGCCGCACTTTTTTGACACCTACTGAACCAAAATACACCGCTAACACATAAAATGTAGTCTCCGTTGAGCCATACATGGTAGCTGCTATTTTCCCGATTAAAGAATCAGCGCCCTGGGTCTCGATAATATCACTCAGTAGCCCAAATGAGCCACCCCCCGAAAGAGGGCGCATGATAGCTAAAAGTATATTTTCAGGGGGAAAACCAATAAATCCCAACACAGGAGATAAAATAGTCAGCATGACATCCAATGCACCACTAGCACGAAACATCCCAATAGCCACTAAAATTGCTACAAGATAGGGAATAATCATAATGGCAATGTTAAAACCCTCCTTTGCACCATCAGTAAAAACTTCATAGACTTTAACTTTTTTAAAAACAAGGGCATAAAAAGGAATCCCCATTAAAAGCAAAGGAATAATATATTTAGCTGTGGTATTAAAAATGTCAGTTATTGATTCAACCATAGATAATGAATTATGAATTATGAATTATGAATTATGAATTATGAATTATTATCTCCTCTGCCTCCCCTGCTTCCCTTTCCTCTCCAAATTTTAACGGTTAAATAGCAAATTCAGTATAATATGGTTTAGAATAATAATTTGACCCTTTTTTGATGCTATCCTAGATAGTCGTGGTCAAGGTTTAAAGGATTAAAGCCTTGAAAGACTAAATCTAATACTAATAGCCCTCGCTTTTAGTGTGGATTTTGTTGGTATTTTTGTCAACCAATCAGAGAAAAAATCAATCCTAAATTAATCTCTATGTTTATTTTTCTGGACGCTTGTAATTTTAATTATAGGTTTTTAGGAAATATTTGTAATTATCACCTTAGTAAGTAATTTGAAAACTTTTGTAAATATGCCTATGGTCAGTCAAACAGAAACCGTTAAAAATGATGTTGGTTTTACCCATGAAGATTTTGCTGCCCTTCTGGATGAGTATGACTATCATTTTAGTCCGGGAGATGTGGTAGCCGGTACTGTTTTTAGTATGGAACAGAGAGGCGCTTTAATTGATATTGGCGCAAAAACTGCCGCTTATATTCCCGTGCAAGAATTATCTATCAATCGTGTAGATAATCCTGATGAGGTTTTACAACCGAATGAAACCAGAGAATTTTTCATTCTCACCGATGAAAATGAAGATGGACAGTTAACTTTATCTATTCGTCGCATTGAATATATGCGCGCTTGGGAGCGAGTTCGTCAATTACAACAAGAAGACGCTACGGTTTATTCTAATGTTTTTGCTACTAACCGAGGAGGCGCGCTGGTTAGAGTAGAAGGCTTGAGAGGTTTTATCCCCGGTTCTCACATTAGTGCCAAGGATGCTAAAGAAGATTTACTCGGTCAAGATTTACCGTTAAAATTTTTAGAAGTGGATGAAGAACGCAATCGCCTCGTTTTAAGTCACCGACGGGCGCTGGTTGAACGTAAGATGAATGGTTTAGAAGTGGCTCAAGTGGTGATTGGTTCTGTGCGTGGTATCAAGCCTTACGGTGCGTTTATTGACATCGGCGGTGTTAGCGGTTTGCTACACATTTCCGAAATTTCTCATGATCATATCGATACTCCCCACAGTGTCTTTAATGTTAATGATGAACTCAAAGTAATGATCATTGATTTAGATGCAGAAAGAGGACGTATTTCCCTTTCTACGAAGCAATTAGAACCCGAACCGGGAGATATGCTCAAAAATCGTGATTTAGTGTTTGAAAAGGCTGAAGAAATGGCGGAAAAATATCGTCAAAAACTTTTGGCTGGAGATGAAGCACCGGCGGAAAATGAAATGGAAATTCCTACGGCGACAGATGAGGTAACAGAAGAAGTTGTTAATCAAACGGAAGATGTTACTACCGAAGAATTAGTGGCTAGTAGTGATGAATAATTTTAGATAATTTAGTTTTCGGTTTTATTATTTTAACCCATCTAAATCTCCCCTTGAGAAGGGGAGACTTTTTTTGGCAATTTAGGTATTAGAAACTCTTCACTTAACATCTTCCTGCTTCCTTTTACGATAAGATAAACTTCACCACAAAGATCAGATCGCCATTTCATAAAATGACCTTAGAAATTATTACTCAAACTCCCCTCAGAGGAGAAGAAACAAATTTTATTTTTGTACTTTTACACGGCTGGGGCGCTAATCATCATGATTTAACTTCATTACCTCCTTTACTGGATTTACCCGGCTGTGAATATATCTTTCCTAATGCGCCCTTCCCCCATTATCAAGTGCCAAAAGGTAGGGCTTGGTACGCTTTAGAAAATAATAATCAAGGTATCGAAGAAAGTGTTTCGACTTTTTATCATTGGTTATTAACCCTTGAAGATAGAACAAATATACCATTAACTAGAACTATTGTGGGCGGTTTTTCTCAGGGGGGCGCTATGAGTTTGGATGTTGGTTTACAATTACCTGTAGCTGGGGTATGTAGTCTCAGTGGTTATCTTCATTTTGAGCCTAAAAGTGACCGCAATCCTTTTCCCCCTACTCTTATGTGTCATGGTACGAATGATCCTGTTGTTCCCATTGCTTCGGCTAGGGATGCCCAGCAAAAGTTAACGGCAGTGGGGGTTGAAGTGCAGTATCAGGAGTACAATATGGCTCATGAAATTATCCCTTCCGAAATTAATTTGCTTCGTGATTTTGTTTTAAATATCGTTGGAGGTCAAAGTTAAAGGCGCAAAGGTTAAAAAAGGGAAAAGTTGAAAGGGCAAGGGGCAAAGGTTTTGAGTACAATAAAATCTTAAAAAAGTGCCAAAAATAGCCTTTTTTCTCTAAAAATACTGTATTTTTGCCATCCCAATCAAAAATTATTAATTCTAAATTCGACATTCTAAATTCGACATTCTAAATTCGACATTCCCCTCACCAAAATACTCTTTCATCAAGTTCTACTAAAATTGTAACGATTGATACAGAAAGTAGAAAAACTTAGAAAAAAGTGATAAATTAAAAATAAGGACAAAGCCAGTTACGTTGCAAAGGTGAAATAGATAGCAAAGACTGGGAACTTTTTGATTTTAAGTAAGAAAAAGTCAAAAATAGTCTCTTAAATAGCAATTAAATTAATTTACGATTCCCTAAAGGTGAAAATTATGAAAATGTCTTATCGAGGAAATAGTTACCAACCTAGCGCTACATCATTGATGGAAGTAAGAGAAGGGGATATTATTGGTAAATATAGGGGGTGTGAAGTGCGCACTTTCCTTCCCCGTCACATACCCCAACTACAGCCGAAAATCTATCTACAATATCGAGGTATTGCTTATAGTAGTAATCCTAATGCACAACCTTATTTCGTTGCTCATAATTCTTCCACAGAGAATAAAAGTGAGTCTCTAGCTATAGTTACCAGTCACGAAACTCAAGAAAATTTAGCTCAAGTTCATTTGGCTAATTTACGCCGTAATTTAGAGCGTCGCATGGCAGTGGCACAGAGTCAGGAAAATTATTCTTTGTTAGGAATGTTGAAAAAAGAGTGTGAGGCTCTCAAAACTGCTTAATTTTGGGGAAAACTGAGGGAATATAACTCTCTGGTGATGGGTTGATCTACTAATAAACCTTCACCACCTAGGGTTTCTAGGGGTTTCCCTTCTACACTTAACCAAAGTAAGCTATCGGGATTATCACTGGTGGCAGTATAAACTATTTGACCTAAACGAGCAATCATGGAGGCACTACCGCCACCTTCAGTAAATTCTGCTGATAAGTCTAGGTAAATTCCTTCTTCTCTGATTTCTAATGATAGTAGTTCTGTATTATCAGGAATAGCGGTGCTAAATTGTGTATCAGGGTTGTTTAATAAACGGTGGAGGGCGCCCTTCACCAATTCCTCTTCATTGTCAGTAAAGGGCAATTTTTGAGGTAAGCTAACCATTGCCAAGTCATCATCAAGCAAGTAAATACCAACTTCCTTTGTTTCTTCCCCTTGAGGAATATCCGGTGTAACAATAGTTTTTTTGTCATCAGGATTTTGATTAACTTGCTTTTCTAGGGAATTGTAAGCAAACCAAGCCGTTACCGTGCCAAGGGCTAAAATAGCCGTAGCACCGATAATAATAGTTTTAGGAGTGGCAAAACGCTTTTGGTTTTGATCTGACATAATCTTTTTAGAAACCTCTGATGATTCAACTATTAATTTTAACGTTTTGGGATATTGATTAAGCTAACAACGGTTAAATTATTTTCCTTAACCTCAAATTGTAGCAATCGGGCGACAATACCGCTATTTTCCAATCTTTTCAAGTCCAACTGTTGATTAAAATTATCCACGAAACCTTGTAGCAGTGGTGGAGATAAAGGTTGCCCATTAAAAGTACCTTTTGGCTCAATTATCCTTAGTTTATGCCCTTGTTGCACTTCTAAGGCAAATTCTAAACTAATATTTAACACCTCTCCCGGCGCCCCTCGTGATTCAGCTTCCGTATTAATGATAATTTTACCATTTTGAAATTCAAAACGAGTTTGATCTAAATCAATATCAAAGGGGATATTAGTGGGGATTCTCTCAGCGATAATACTTTTAACATTGGGAGATTGTAAAAAACCGTTAAAATCAGCTTCAGTAACTACTGTGCGAATCCCTAAATTAATCGGACTTTGGACGATTTCTCGCCAATTTTCGGCATTTAAAGAGCGAATACGCTTAAAATCAAACTTTAATGAGTCACTTTCTAACTCAAACACTTCTAAACGTAGATTTTCTCTTAATACCCAGCCTCTGGTGGCTATTTTTACCCCGTCAATTTTTCCCTTAACGAAATTATGAGTTGGTACATTTTCGACTCTCACTTGGATTTCTTCCACAGCGTGGGAATTTTTGATGATGGCATTGGTGAAGGTTTTATCCACCACTAAACCAATGGGGGAAAGCAAGGAGTTGAATATTGTTAGTAAAGTGATTAAAAATTCCATAATTTGATTTTATAATTATTTCAATTAAGATTGAAACAAATTGAAAAAATTTGTAGGGCAATGCACCGCCCACCACTTGACACTTTGCGACCACTTTTATTACTTTTAAACAAAGTTTCTCATTGTTAATTTAAAACAACTGTATCTCTCGCAAAGGCGCGAAGGTGCAAAGGTAATTAATTTGTATCTAAGTTTACTGGTAAAGATGAGTAAGAGGCAATAGTTGTGTAATCAGGGTTTGATGATTGATCATTTTTTTTGTCTAATTCTTGTTTTTGCTTGACAAAATTACGAAAATCATCAACGGTTAATTTATCCATGTGTTGATCTCTTTCTTCTGTATAATTGCCATAACATACTTCTAATTGCTGTAAAAATTTTAATGTTCCTGCTACTCCTAAAGCATTAATCAGTGCAGAATAACCTTGTTTTTTTATATCAGTTAATTTCATTTTATTCTCCTTCTATTTGCAAGATATTCCTTAACCAAATCACAGGATTATCAACTTTTATTTTTAATATCTTTTGATAATTTTGAGCTTTATTTAAAAGTCGCTTATCCGTTGTTAAAAATATATCAACTTTTCCTGCTTCTGCAAAAGCTAAATGTAATGCATCATGATATTTAAAGTTTAATCGCATTAATTCTTGCACCCTGAAATCAATTTCTTCATTTGATGAAAGATAAATTTGGGTCTTCACTAGATAGTATGCTGCCGAGACTGTAAGCCTTACTCTCTCGTTCTCAAAATGCAATTTGCATACCAAGTAATGAAGAGCCATAAATTTTTGCTATTTTTAAAATATCATTAATTCTTTGTCGCTTGAATGAGTCAGAATGTTGACTCACTTCAAATTCAATTATGTCACTATTACTTAATTTCCATCTTTGATTTTCACAATTTTGAATAATCTCCGTTATTGCTTCTGCCTCAAGTCGTACCATAGTTTGTTGTAAGTCGTCTAAAGGGCGATTTAAACAACAAACATCAAGATAAATTAAATATTTTTTATTTAATTTAATACCTATAGCAATTAAAACATTTTTCCAGCGCCCGATGATCATTAACAGTGATCCTGTGTAACAATAATAGCGTTATTAGTAGATCGCCAAAATTTTGCATGGAAAGTTTAAAATTATACGAATATGCTTGGTTAATACCAACTTTA
This genomic stretch from Cyanobacterium sp. T60_A2020_053 harbors:
- a CDS encoding GerMN domain-containing protein, yielding MSDQNQKRFATPKTIIIGATAILALGTVTAWFAYNSLEKQVNQNPDDKKTIVTPDIPQGEETKEVGIYLLDDDLAMVSLPQKLPFTDNEEELVKGALHRLLNNPDTQFSTAIPDNTELLSLEIREEGIYLDLSAEFTEGGGSASMIARLGQIVYTATSDNPDSLLWLSVEGKPLETLGGEGLLVDQPITRELYSLSFPQN
- a CDS encoding DUF2993 domain-containing protein — encoded protein: MEFLITLLTIFNSLLSPIGLVVDKTFTNAIIKNSHAVEEIQVRVENVPTHNFVKGKIDGVKIATRGWVLRENLRLEVFELESDSLKFDFKRIRSLNAENWREIVQSPINLGIRTVVTEADFNGFLQSPNVKSIIAERIPTNIPFDIDLDQTRFEFQNGKIIINTEAESRGAPGEVLNISLEFALEVQQGHKLRIIEPKGTFNGQPLSPPLLQGFVDNFNQQLDLKRLENSGIVARLLQFEVKENNLTVVSLINIPKR
- the pabB gene encoding aminodeoxychorismate synthase; amino-acid sequence: MNSLIIDNYDSFTYNIYQLLAQVNNQLPTIITNNQWSWEEIRAKNFQQIIISPGPGNPERIEDFGVCREILINSNIPILGICLGHQGIGYYNQAPVTLAPQPMHGRMSKIYHHNHDLFKDIPSGFSVVRYHSLIIEKVSPQLECIATTKDKLIMAIAHKNKPFWGVQFHPESICSQYGYQLLKNFQNLTKNFWEKQLSINLSDFKKKQPSINLPHFKEEIKGVKSRQLHQLYTKKLDIWQDTEIVFKEIYGNSEYSFWLDSSMVAKGLSRFSFMGDSQGENSFTLDYNVNDNQLKIIKNKIIQNINENIFTYLKEYLTNNYVHNNSDLPFNFNTGFVGYFGYELKSLCGYDNIHQSKLPDSFLIKSDRLIAFDHQEQKTYLLYYGKKSKENLANQWFNEIILKLENISKKNNYFKIKNKLVNENKTGFTRNKEHYLKDIKICFEKIKQGESYEICLTNQINLPPMENTFKYYQILRRQNPAPFSAYLKLGDMTIISSSPERFLQLDQNKWLESKPIKGTTKRSQNKQEDQQLKKQLTLSEKERAENLMIVDLLRNDLGKICEIGTVSVPKLMAIESYETLHQMVSTVKGKLNDDLGSIDAILATFPGGSMTGAPKKRTLEIIDQLETEARGIYSGSIGFLGLNGTLDLNIVIRTAVITPEKTTIGVGGAITALSDDIAEWEEIKLKGRALLQAYFTAILNDS
- a CDS encoding 30S ribosomal protein S1, translated to MVSQTETVKNDVGFTHEDFAALLDEYDYHFSPGDVVAGTVFSMEQRGALIDIGAKTAAYIPVQELSINRVDNPDEVLQPNETREFFILTDENEDGQLTLSIRRIEYMRAWERVRQLQQEDATVYSNVFATNRGGALVRVEGLRGFIPGSHISAKDAKEDLLGQDLPLKFLEVDEERNRLVLSHRRALVERKMNGLEVAQVVIGSVRGIKPYGAFIDIGGVSGLLHISEISHDHIDTPHSVFNVNDELKVMIIDLDAERGRISLSTKQLEPEPGDMLKNRDLVFEKAEEMAEKYRQKLLAGDEAPAENEMEIPTATDEVTEEVVNQTEDVTTEELVASSDE
- a CDS encoding DUF4278 domain-containing protein, which encodes MKMSYRGNSYQPSATSLMEVREGDIIGKYRGCEVRTFLPRHIPQLQPKIYLQYRGIAYSSNPNAQPYFVAHNSSTENKSESLAIVTSHETQENLAQVHLANLRRNLERRMAVAQSQENYSLLGMLKKECEALKTA
- a CDS encoding alpha/beta hydrolase, whose translation is MTLEIITQTPLRGEETNFIFVLLHGWGANHHDLTSLPPLLDLPGCEYIFPNAPFPHYQVPKGRAWYALENNNQGIEESVSTFYHWLLTLEDRTNIPLTRTIVGGFSQGGAMSLDVGLQLPVAGVCSLSGYLHFEPKSDRNPFPPTLMCHGTNDPVVPIASARDAQQKLTAVGVEVQYQEYNMAHEIIPSEINLLRDFVLNIVGGQS
- a CDS encoding spore maturation protein, coding for MVESITDIFNTTAKYIIPLLLMGIPFYALVFKKVKVYEVFTDGAKEGFNIAIMIIPYLVAILVAIGMFRASGALDVMLTILSPVLGFIGFPPENILLAIMRPLSGGGSFGLLSDIIETQGADSLIGKIAATMYGSTETTFYVLAVYFGSVGVKKVRHALLAGLIADVVGIFSAVYICRFFFG